A window from Mycolicibacterium tokaiense encodes these proteins:
- a CDS encoding glycosyltransferase, protein MIFAVAVHGTRGDIEPCAAAALELRSRGHEVRLAVPPNLVGFVEEVGLGPAIAYGVDSQKQLEAEVFRKFWTLRNPVTVWHESREYATEGWADMGRAAEAVADGADLLLTGTTYQEVAGNVAQARGIPLAALHYFPHRANRSVLPVRLPGAVVDSGYAAGEWLHWQVMRQAEDAQRSSLGLPKARTRAIRRLTEAGSLEIQAYDKMLFPGLADEWAGVRPFVGALTLQRDTATDGDVHSWIDAGAAPIYFGFGSMPVESPANAVAMIAQVCAELGERALISSGTWDLRGLTVPENVLLVGAVNHRTVFPRCRAVVHHGGAGTTAAGMRAGVPTLVLWVGADQPFFANQIKRLKVGTAQRFAKTTPENLRTALRRTLSAEVMTNIRELSPRLTPANETVRMTADLLEARAREPR, encoded by the coding sequence GTGATTTTCGCCGTAGCGGTGCACGGGACCCGGGGAGACATCGAACCGTGCGCGGCGGCCGCCCTGGAACTGCGTTCCCGCGGCCACGAGGTCCGGCTGGCGGTGCCCCCGAACCTCGTCGGTTTCGTCGAGGAGGTCGGCCTGGGGCCGGCGATCGCCTACGGCGTCGATTCCCAGAAGCAGCTCGAAGCGGAGGTGTTCCGGAAGTTCTGGACGCTGCGCAACCCGGTGACGGTGTGGCACGAGAGCCGCGAATACGCCACGGAAGGCTGGGCGGACATGGGCCGGGCGGCCGAGGCGGTGGCCGACGGCGCAGATCTGCTGCTGACCGGCACCACCTACCAGGAGGTCGCGGGCAATGTGGCCCAGGCGCGCGGCATCCCCCTGGCCGCATTGCACTACTTTCCGCACCGCGCCAACCGCAGCGTGCTGCCGGTCCGGCTGCCCGGCGCCGTGGTGGACTCCGGGTACGCCGCCGGCGAATGGCTGCACTGGCAGGTGATGCGCCAGGCCGAAGACGCGCAGCGCAGCAGCCTGGGCCTGCCGAAGGCGCGGACCCGGGCCATCCGCCGGCTCACCGAAGCGGGCTCTCTGGAGATCCAGGCCTACGACAAGATGCTGTTCCCCGGGCTGGCCGACGAGTGGGCCGGGGTGCGGCCATTCGTCGGCGCCCTGACCCTGCAGCGCGACACCGCCACCGACGGTGACGTGCACAGCTGGATCGACGCCGGGGCGGCCCCGATCTACTTCGGCTTCGGCAGTATGCCGGTGGAATCCCCCGCCAACGCCGTCGCGATGATCGCACAGGTGTGCGCCGAGCTGGGTGAGCGCGCGCTGATCTCGTCAGGGACCTGGGACCTGCGCGGGCTCACCGTGCCCGAGAACGTGTTGCTGGTGGGTGCGGTGAACCACCGGACGGTGTTCCCGCGTTGTCGCGCGGTGGTGCATCACGGCGGGGCGGGAACCACGGCGGCCGGGATGCGCGCCGGGGTGCCGACGCTGGTGCTGTGGGTGGGGGCCGACCAGCCGTTCTTTGCCAATCAGATCAAGCGGCTGAAGGTGGGCACCGCGCAGCGGTTCGCCAAGACCACACCGGAGAACCTGCGCACCGCACTGCGCCGGACCCTGTCGGCGGAGGTGATGACCAACATCC
- a CDS encoding RND family transporter, whose product MFKRAFTRGALSGGGFPLLSRVVVRHPLWVIATWVIAGIVLLLSLPSLAVVAAKNPPEFLPEEAPVYASTDVMNEAFSEPAAANSVVIVLINEDGLTPQDEATYRELVQKLRADTDHVMNTQDFVSIPELRTVMTSEDNKAYNLPVSLTGVMASGPGQRSYNAALDIVKEVTDGSTLTPNIVGAAATLDDVNKIGVRDQIVIETTTGILVFTILVLVYRSFVAMMLPLLTIGAALVVAQQVVAGLGLVGLGVGPQTLLLMTAMMLGAGTDYAIFLLSRYQEVMRSGVTSDEAMETALTSIGQVIAGSAFTVAAAFMGMAFTDLGVFSTVGPPLAVTILVGFFGAVTMLPALMVLAGRRNWLKPRKDLTGRIWRRSGAEIVRRPRIALAGSLSVLLALAACMALIEYNYDDRKNLPDDIDSNLAYEAMNKHFTTSSTAQQFLLIQSPGDLRSPEALADMEMMAQRIADLPGIDAVRGITRPTGEMIEQGKATWQAGEVGTRLGDAATLIDDNNDNLTALTSGADRLADALDEIRRTVVNAVGSVRGLASALDDMADKYGGTKTLNEIDKTASLVSNMRSLGKALGFDRVRLGDVGGWAAPVLGPLNSSPTCSADPECVASRADLQKLANLRGDPALDKIAELGDLLVSTDPNQTLDQTVGGLSRTLTELTTAARDLGLGESGGVSSRLNTAMEGANTLADSSRQLAEGVQLLVDQTRNIGSGLDQASSFLMAMKRDAADPPMSGFYIPPEMLTQEEFKKAAELFISPDGHTARYLVQTALDPFSVEAMDQLQLIVKTAEDARPNTTLQDATISMVGFTVVNDNLRTYYNGDIKFIIFVTLVVVFLILAIILRAVIAPLYLVASVVLSFVSAVGIGVLFFQFLLDQPLHWSVPGTAFLVLVAVGADYNLLLIHRIRDEVRHGHTMKAAVVRTVGATGGVITSAGIIFAVSMLSLTVSSLSTVVQMGFVIGVGLLLDTFIVRTVTVPAMAVLVGDRNWWPSKSVGTLYLPSKPAAGAGDEDTDRIPDGVFHDATTDPLDLDFSSDTDQLCLDLDIDTASLHRAYSAVDTDQLDTEELAAHVDEPRDDDDELDLETEAEEPESEVEAEADEVEPEPAADEPETEEADEVESEADEVEPEADEAEAEEPEVEAAEVEVSEETDEPQLETDDAEAEEPEAEAAEVEVSEETDEITNSPADTDAPTKRRWFGRWRR is encoded by the coding sequence ATGTTCAAACGCGCCTTCACCCGCGGTGCGTTGTCGGGGGGCGGGTTTCCATTGCTGTCCCGCGTGGTGGTTCGCCACCCGCTGTGGGTGATCGCCACGTGGGTGATCGCCGGAATCGTACTGCTGCTCTCGCTGCCGTCGCTTGCTGTGGTGGCGGCCAAGAACCCCCCGGAATTCCTGCCGGAGGAAGCGCCGGTGTACGCCTCGACGGACGTGATGAACGAGGCGTTCTCCGAACCCGCGGCCGCCAACAGCGTCGTGATCGTCCTGATCAACGAAGACGGGCTCACGCCGCAGGACGAAGCGACCTACCGCGAGTTGGTGCAGAAGCTGCGCGCCGACACCGACCACGTGATGAACACGCAGGACTTCGTGTCCATCCCCGAGCTGCGCACGGTGATGACCAGTGAGGACAACAAGGCTTACAACCTGCCAGTGAGCCTGACCGGTGTGATGGCCTCCGGGCCGGGGCAACGGTCCTACAACGCCGCCCTCGACATCGTCAAAGAAGTGACCGACGGCTCCACCCTCACCCCGAACATCGTCGGCGCCGCCGCCACCCTGGATGACGTCAACAAGATCGGTGTCCGGGACCAGATCGTCATCGAGACCACCACCGGCATCCTGGTGTTCACCATCCTGGTCCTGGTCTACCGCAGCTTCGTGGCGATGATGCTGCCGCTGTTGACGATCGGCGCCGCGCTGGTGGTGGCGCAGCAGGTGGTGGCGGGCCTCGGTCTGGTGGGGCTGGGCGTCGGCCCGCAGACGCTGCTGCTGATGACGGCGATGATGCTCGGCGCCGGCACCGACTACGCCATCTTCCTACTGAGCCGCTACCAGGAGGTGATGCGTTCCGGCGTCACCTCGGACGAGGCCATGGAGACGGCGCTGACGTCCATCGGCCAGGTGATCGCCGGTTCCGCCTTCACGGTGGCCGCGGCGTTCATGGGGATGGCGTTCACCGACCTGGGGGTGTTCTCCACCGTCGGGCCGCCGCTGGCGGTCACGATCCTGGTCGGGTTCTTCGGCGCGGTCACCATGCTGCCCGCCCTCATGGTGCTGGCCGGCCGGCGCAACTGGCTCAAACCCCGCAAGGACCTCACCGGCCGGATCTGGCGTCGCTCCGGGGCTGAGATCGTCCGCCGTCCCCGCATCGCGCTGGCCGGCAGCCTGAGCGTCCTGTTGGCGTTGGCCGCCTGCATGGCGCTGATCGAATACAACTATGACGACCGCAAGAACCTGCCGGACGACATCGACAGCAACCTCGCCTACGAGGCGATGAACAAGCACTTCACCACCAGCAGCACCGCTCAGCAATTCCTGCTGATCCAGTCGCCGGGGGATCTGCGCTCCCCAGAAGCGCTCGCAGACATGGAGATGATGGCGCAGCGCATCGCCGATCTCCCCGGCATCGACGCGGTGCGCGGCATCACCCGGCCCACCGGCGAGATGATCGAACAGGGCAAGGCCACCTGGCAGGCCGGCGAGGTGGGCACCCGCCTCGGCGACGCCGCCACCCTCATCGACGACAACAACGACAACCTCACGGCGCTCACCAGCGGCGCCGACCGGCTGGCCGACGCTCTCGATGAGATCCGCCGCACTGTTGTCAACGCCGTCGGCAGTGTCCGGGGGCTGGCCTCGGCGCTGGACGACATGGCCGACAAGTACGGCGGCACCAAGACCCTCAACGAGATCGACAAGACCGCCAGCCTGGTGTCCAACATGCGTTCGCTGGGCAAGGCCCTGGGCTTCGACCGGGTGCGGCTCGGCGATGTCGGCGGCTGGGCGGCCCCTGTGCTCGGGCCGCTGAACAGCAGCCCGACCTGTTCGGCCGACCCGGAATGCGTCGCCTCCCGCGCTGACCTGCAGAAGCTGGCCAACCTGCGCGGCGACCCGGCGCTGGACAAGATCGCCGAGCTGGGCGACCTCCTGGTGTCCACCGATCCGAACCAGACACTGGACCAGACCGTCGGCGGACTGAGCCGCACCCTCACCGAACTCACCACCGCCGCCCGCGACCTGGGTCTCGGCGAATCCGGCGGGGTCTCGAGCCGGCTGAACACCGCCATGGAAGGCGCCAACACGCTGGCAGATTCCAGCCGGCAGCTGGCCGAAGGTGTGCAGCTGCTGGTCGATCAGACCCGCAACATCGGCTCCGGGCTGGACCAGGCGTCGAGCTTCCTGATGGCGATGAAGCGCGACGCCGCCGACCCGCCGATGTCCGGCTTCTACATCCCCCCGGAGATGCTCACCCAGGAGGAGTTCAAGAAGGCCGCCGAGCTGTTCATCTCACCCGACGGCCACACCGCGCGCTACCTGGTGCAGACCGCCCTGGACCCCTTCAGCGTCGAGGCGATGGATCAGCTGCAGCTGATCGTCAAGACCGCCGAGGACGCCCGCCCCAACACCACACTGCAGGACGCCACCATCTCGATGGTGGGGTTCACCGTCGTCAACGACAATCTGCGGACCTACTACAACGGCGACATCAAGTTCATCATCTTCGTCACGCTGGTGGTCGTCTTCCTGATCCTGGCGATCATCCTGCGGGCGGTCATCGCGCCGCTGTACCTGGTGGCGTCGGTGGTGCTGTCGTTCGTCTCGGCGGTCGGCATCGGGGTGCTGTTCTTCCAGTTCCTGCTGGACCAGCCCCTGCACTGGAGTGTGCCGGGAACGGCCTTCCTGGTGCTGGTGGCCGTGGGTGCCGACTACAACCTGCTGTTGATCCACCGAATACGCGATGAGGTCCGCCACGGCCACACCATGAAGGCGGCGGTGGTGCGCACCGTCGGCGCCACCGGTGGCGTCATCACCTCGGCGGGCATCATCTTCGCGGTGTCGATGCTGAGCCTGACGGTCAGCAGCCTGAGCACCGTGGTGCAGATGGGCTTCGTCATCGGGGTGGGCCTGCTGCTCGACACCTTCATCGTGCGCACCGTCACGGTGCCCGCGATGGCGGTGCTGGTGGGCGACCGCAACTGGTGGCCGTCGAAGTCGGTCGGCACGCTTTACCTGCCGTCGAAACCGGCGGCGGGGGCAGGCGACGAGGACACCGACCGCATCCCGGACGGGGTGTTCCACGACGCGACCACCGATCCGCTGGACCTCGACTTCTCCTCGGACACCGATCAGCTGTGCCTGGATCTGGACATCGACACCGCGTCTCTGCACCGGGCCTACTCAGCGGTGGATACCGATCAGCTGGATACCGAGGAGCTGGCCGCTCACGTCGACGAGCCGCGGGACGACGACGATGAGCTCGACCTCGAGACCGAGGCCGAGGAGCCGGAGTCTGAGGTCGAGGCTGAGGCCGACGAGGTCGAGCCGGAGCCGGCGGCCGACGAGCCGGAGACCGAGGAGGCCGACGAGGTCGAATCGGAGGCCGACGAGGTCGAGCCGGAGGCCGACGAGGCCGAGGCGGAGGAGCCCGAGGTCGAAGCTGCCGAGGTTGAGGTCAGCGAGGAGACCGACGAGCCGCAGCTCGAGACGGATGATGCCGAGGCGGAGGAGCCCGAGGCCGAAGCTGCCGAGGTTGAGGTCAGCGAGGAAACCGACGAGATCACAAACAGCCCTGCCGACACCGACGCCCCGACGAAGCGGCGCTGGTTCGGGCGGTGGCGCAGGTGA
- a CDS encoding glycosyltransferase, producing the protein MTEKSIEVIIPVRNLAGQIPELARPLLEQRHEGDVITVINDASTDDTAEVAAGLGLNVITLTASHGPYFARQTAARRSTADILLFIDGRCRPLPGLLDAHREMQSRDGVALSCTDVRTRTGPSLAARVAELQQPFSLRGRVDIPGRPPYFPTCNLGIARPAFEAVNGFRVMRGGGDVDICWRIQEQQLGEMAVDHRVLMEWEPRTSMRDLASQYRRYGRSTAYLKWAFGDQSPAVYRKDSLVEAVKGEIARRKAIRWPTVTEELARISIDTVFQFGYLEAKRKRDTFEPPRNYGAEVR; encoded by the coding sequence ATGACCGAGAAGTCCATCGAGGTGATCATCCCGGTGCGCAATCTGGCCGGCCAGATTCCGGAGCTGGCCCGGCCGCTGCTCGAGCAGCGCCACGAGGGTGACGTCATCACGGTGATCAACGACGCGTCCACCGACGACACCGCGGAGGTGGCCGCCGGCCTGGGCCTGAACGTGATCACGCTGACCGCGAGCCACGGACCCTATTTCGCCCGGCAGACGGCGGCCCGGCGGTCGACGGCGGACATCCTGTTGTTCATCGACGGCCGATGCCGCCCGCTACCCGGCCTGCTCGACGCGCACCGCGAGATGCAGTCGCGCGACGGCGTGGCGCTGTCGTGCACCGATGTGCGGACCCGCACCGGGCCGTCGCTGGCCGCCCGGGTGGCCGAGCTGCAGCAACCGTTCAGCCTGCGCGGGCGGGTCGACATCCCCGGGCGGCCGCCGTATTTCCCGACCTGCAACCTCGGCATCGCGCGCCCCGCGTTCGAGGCCGTCAACGGCTTCCGGGTGATGCGCGGTGGGGGCGATGTGGACATCTGCTGGCGCATCCAGGAACAGCAGCTGGGGGAGATGGCCGTCGACCACCGGGTGCTGATGGAGTGGGAGCCGCGCACGTCGATGCGTGATCTGGCCAGCCAATACCGCCGCTACGGTCGCAGCACCGCCTACCTCAAGTGGGCGTTCGGGGACCAGTCGCCCGCGGTGTACCGCAAGGACTCACTGGTGGAAGCGGTCAAAGGCGAGATCGCCCGGCGCAAGGCCATCCGGTGGCCCACCGTCACCGAGGAGCTGGCCCGGATCAGCATCGACACGGTGTTCCAGTTCGGATATCTCGAGGCCAAACGCAAACGCGACACCTTCGAACCGCCCCGCAACTACGGCGCCGAGGTGCGCTGA
- a CDS encoding ABC transporter permease — protein sequence MTEYPTSKLSLPAESVIFAGRLLRGWRRYPAVPIQGLLFPTALLVFYHLLAGESMVAINGTDNLERLVPMCALAGGMFGAISSALSLQIERGSGLLRRFWTQPVHRMSAILGRLLAEALRTFLGVLIITAVGVALGLRFSGNLLGLIPYLLLPVLVVLTFSVMVTALSLRATGNALFMWLGTSAVGLTFCSPGIAPVESFPGWLQPIVAYQPMAPVIESMRALSEGEPALGTIVIAAAWIVGLALIFCPLVMRQYRLTAETAP from the coding sequence ATGACCGAGTATCCGACGAGCAAGCTGTCGTTGCCGGCTGAGAGCGTCATCTTTGCGGGCCGGTTGCTGCGCGGCTGGCGCCGCTATCCGGCCGTCCCCATCCAGGGCCTGTTGTTCCCGACGGCGCTGCTGGTCTTCTACCACCTGCTGGCGGGCGAATCGATGGTCGCCATCAACGGCACCGACAACCTGGAACGTCTGGTGCCGATGTGTGCGCTCGCCGGCGGGATGTTCGGCGCCATCAGCAGCGCGCTGTCCCTGCAGATCGAACGCGGGTCCGGGCTGCTGCGGCGGTTCTGGACCCAGCCGGTGCACCGGATGAGCGCGATCCTGGGCCGGCTGCTGGCCGAGGCGCTGCGGACGTTCCTGGGCGTGCTGATCATCACCGCGGTCGGAGTGGCGCTGGGCCTGCGGTTCAGCGGCAACCTGCTGGGCCTCATCCCCTACCTGCTGTTGCCGGTGCTCGTGGTGCTGACGTTCTCGGTGATGGTGACCGCGCTGTCGCTGCGGGCCACGGGCAACGCCCTGTTCATGTGGCTGGGCACCAGTGCGGTGGGTCTTACGTTCTGCAGCCCCGGCATCGCTCCGGTGGAGTCGTTCCCCGGCTGGCTGCAGCCGATCGTGGCCTACCAGCCCATGGCGCCCGTCATCGAGAGCATGCGGGCGCTGTCGGAGGGCGAGCCGGCGCTGGGCACGATCGTGATCGCCGCGGCGTGGATCGTGGGCCTGGCCCTGATCTTCTGCCCGCTGGTGATGCGCCAGTACCGCCTGACCGCCGAAACCGCGCCCTGA
- a CDS encoding ABC transporter permease translates to MSALVTLTERVFRGTLRDFDLVLAVVVPVATFVGFTLVLRDVINTGSMPYAQYVLPTIIMQTLLFGALTAADRAARDASHGFGRRMLTMPMHTLVPLAARMLYCLIRSAVVVVASIAIAYPFGFRLAGGVGYAVAFVLVIGVLTLALSLGADAIGTRIKRIDASSQLLLIPILGLVLLSTGMAPASAFPDWVEPFVRMQPVSVITGTLRGFTDGSVSSSSLAGTLAWCFGLLLVFGVIAARSQRRAE, encoded by the coding sequence ATGAGCGCACTGGTCACCCTGACCGAACGAGTTTTCCGCGGCACCCTGCGCGACTTCGATCTGGTCCTCGCCGTCGTGGTTCCCGTCGCCACATTCGTCGGGTTCACGTTGGTGCTGCGCGACGTGATCAACACCGGCTCGATGCCGTACGCGCAATACGTGTTGCCGACGATCATCATGCAGACCCTGCTCTTCGGGGCGCTGACCGCCGCTGACCGCGCCGCCCGGGACGCCTCCCACGGGTTCGGACGCCGGATGCTGACCATGCCGATGCACACTCTGGTGCCGCTGGCCGCCCGGATGCTGTACTGCCTGATCCGCTCGGCCGTCGTGGTGGTGGCCTCCATCGCCATCGCCTACCCCTTCGGCTTCCGGCTGGCCGGCGGTGTCGGTTACGCCGTCGCCTTCGTGCTGGTGATCGGTGTGCTGACGCTGGCGCTGTCCCTCGGTGCCGACGCGATCGGCACCCGCATCAAACGCATCGACGCGTCCAGCCAGCTGTTGCTGATCCCGATCCTGGGCCTGGTGCTGCTGTCCACCGGCATGGCGCCGGCCAGTGCGTTCCCCGACTGGGTGGAGCCGTTCGTGCGGATGCAGCCGGTGTCGGTGATCACCGGGACGCTGCGGGGCTTCACCGACGGTTCGGTGTCGTCGAGCAGCCTTGCCGGGACGCTGGCGTGGTGCTTCGGCCTGCTGCTCGTCTTCGGCGTGATCGCCGCCCGGTCCCAGAGGCGGGCGGAATGA
- a CDS encoding daunorubicin/doxorubicin resistance ABC transporter ATP-binding protein DrrA — translation MIELSGVGKTFGAMRALHDITFAVPTGSVCALLGHNGAGKTTTVNILSTLLRPSTGHALVGGHDVVRDADKVRAAISVTGQDASVDLLLTGRENLILFSRLRGLSRRDARKRADEMIERFDLAKAADRQVMTYSGGMRRRIDIAASLVVTPQVLFLDEPTTGLDPRSRRDVWSLVSELRDQGVTVLLTTQYLEEADVLSDSIIILNGGEIIASGTAEQLKRHLGFAYCQVTPVSPDDLSAVATALADYEGLEIDTDLNTVSLPAANGVATLGEVFRRIEGLGVELLDISLRKPSLDEVFLHLTERPVTA, via the coding sequence GTGATCGAGCTCAGTGGTGTCGGAAAGACATTCGGGGCTATGCGTGCTCTGCACGACATCACCTTCGCCGTGCCCACCGGATCGGTGTGTGCGCTGCTGGGTCACAACGGCGCCGGCAAAACAACCACCGTCAACATCCTCTCCACGTTGCTGCGGCCCTCCACCGGTCACGCCTTGGTGGGCGGCCACGACGTGGTGCGCGACGCCGACAAGGTGCGGGCGGCCATCTCGGTGACCGGCCAGGACGCCTCGGTGGATCTGCTGCTCACCGGCCGCGAGAACCTCATTCTGTTCTCCCGCCTGCGCGGGCTCAGCCGGCGCGACGCGCGCAAACGCGCCGACGAGATGATCGAGCGCTTCGACCTCGCCAAGGCCGCCGACCGACAGGTGATGACCTACTCCGGCGGTATGCGGCGCCGCATCGACATCGCCGCGTCGCTGGTGGTGACCCCGCAGGTGCTGTTCCTCGACGAGCCCACCACCGGCCTGGACCCGCGCAGCAGGCGCGACGTCTGGTCGCTGGTCTCCGAGCTGCGCGACCAGGGTGTCACGGTGCTGCTGACCACCCAATACCTGGAGGAAGCCGACGTCCTCAGTGACTCGATCATCATCCTCAACGGTGGCGAGATCATCGCCAGCGGAACCGCCGAGCAGCTGAAGCGGCATCTGGGTTTCGCCTACTGCCAGGTCACCCCCGTGAGCCCGGACGATCTGTCCGCGGTGGCCACGGCGCTGGCCGACTACGAGGGCCTCGAGATCGACACGGACCTGAACACGGTGTCGCTGCCCGCGGCGAACGGGGTCGCCACCCTCGGCGAGGTGTTCCGCCGCATCGAGGGTCTCGGCGTCGAACTGCTCGACATCTCGCTGCGTAAACCGTCGCTCGACGAGGTGTTCCTGCATCTCACGGAGCGTCCAGTCACGGCATGA
- a CDS encoding glycosyltransferase family 2 protein, with product MISLSEPTSVVAAIPNYNMGESLQRLLPQVLGQGYDRVLVLDDASTDHSVDVVAGFSGAVEMVRSPVNQGAGANRNQVLNHVADGDLIHFIDADMDLATDNIGAVARDVFTRYAADGVGAVGGLVSRADGSQEPFNFGPVFSLKTVLASAPPMLDRIRHRPRLVRAIRRVGVPGQRYWPDVFATPVARPAYWLHEGNMLINAGVFAAVGGYDTKVRYHEAQDLGIRLEKLGVKRQFDPVIAVVHHYIDVRGTSRGKQERDSVAYLIRKHGVGRFLFER from the coding sequence TTGATCAGCCTGTCCGAGCCGACATCCGTTGTCGCGGCGATCCCCAACTACAACATGGGGGAGTCGCTGCAGCGGTTGCTGCCGCAGGTGCTGGGTCAGGGATATGACCGCGTCCTGGTCCTCGACGACGCGTCCACCGACCACAGTGTCGACGTGGTGGCGGGCTTCTCCGGCGCGGTCGAGATGGTGCGCAGCCCGGTGAACCAAGGCGCCGGCGCCAACCGCAACCAGGTGCTCAACCACGTGGCCGACGGTGACCTCATCCATTTCATCGACGCCGACATGGATCTGGCCACCGACAACATCGGCGCGGTGGCCCGCGACGTGTTCACCCGGTATGCCGCCGACGGCGTCGGGGCCGTCGGCGGCCTGGTCAGCCGTGCCGACGGCAGCCAGGAGCCCTTCAACTTCGGTCCGGTATTCTCCCTCAAGACCGTGCTGGCCTCGGCGCCGCCGATGCTGGACCGGATCCGCCACCGGCCGCGGCTGGTGCGGGCCATCCGCCGGGTCGGCGTGCCCGGCCAGCGGTACTGGCCGGACGTCTTCGCCACTCCGGTTGCGCGCCCGGCCTATTGGCTGCACGAGGGCAACATGCTGATCAATGCCGGGGTGTTCGCCGCGGTGGGCGGCTACGACACCAAGGTGCGCTATCACGAGGCCCAGGACCTCGGGATCCGGTTGGAGAAACTGGGCGTCAAGCGCCAGTTCGACCCCGTGATCGCGGTGGTGCACCACTACATCGACGTTCGCGGCACCAGTCGCGGCAAACAGGAACGCGATTCAGTGGCCTACCTGATCCGCAAACACGGCGTCGGTCGTTTCCTGTTCGAGCGCTGA
- a CDS encoding AMP-binding protein — protein MTASSIPAILRERASLQPTDTAFVFMDYDQDWDGVERTLTWAELYRRTLNMAEELSTHAAAGDRAVIVAPQGLDYLVAFLGALQAGVIAVPLSMPFAGQHDERVSAVLADSAPTAILTTAALTEVLSEYLTPDSSGRTPTVLAVDQLDLESRRKSTLRNLVRPDVAYLQYTSGSTRTPAGVMVTHDNLAVNFEQQVNAYFSDHGGVAPMGTTVVSWLPFYHDMGLLLGVVAPIMGGWKTVFTTPLGFLARPARWMQLLATHPGALTAGPNFAFELAAGRTSDADLEGMDLGAVLTIISGSERVHDATLKRFAARFARFNLKPETLRPSYGLAEAVLYVATDGPNKPPTVVSFEPESLSAGQPRVSTDDGGTPLVGYGRPTSPTVRIVDPDTATECPEGTVGEIWVRGDNVCVGYWHKPELSESVFGAVINQPSEGTDAGPWLRTGDLGFLADGELFIVGRIKDLLIVRGVNHYPDDIEATITEISNGRSAAISVDKDRAEQLVVIVEVKTNQNGDENLREKLTSLKGRLTAAISQAHALSPADIVLVGRGALPITTSGKIRRASCAQLYEADKFERLDVANGVPAGA, from the coding sequence ATGACCGCGTCATCGATTCCCGCGATCCTCCGGGAACGTGCGAGTTTGCAGCCGACCGACACCGCATTTGTCTTCATGGATTACGACCAGGACTGGGACGGCGTCGAGCGCACCCTGACCTGGGCCGAGCTCTACCGGCGCACGCTGAACATGGCCGAGGAACTGAGCACCCACGCCGCCGCCGGTGATCGCGCGGTGATCGTCGCGCCTCAGGGGCTGGACTACCTCGTCGCCTTCCTGGGCGCGCTGCAGGCCGGGGTGATCGCCGTCCCGTTGTCGATGCCGTTCGCCGGCCAGCACGACGAGCGGGTGAGCGCGGTCCTGGCTGACTCCGCACCCACCGCCATCCTGACCACCGCGGCGCTGACCGAGGTCCTGTCCGAGTACCTCACCCCCGACAGTTCGGGCCGCACCCCGACGGTCCTCGCCGTCGACCAGCTGGATCTGGAGTCCCGGCGCAAGTCCACCCTGCGCAACCTGGTGCGCCCCGACGTCGCCTACCTGCAGTACACCTCGGGGTCCACCCGCACCCCGGCCGGGGTCATGGTCACCCACGACAACCTGGCGGTGAACTTCGAGCAGCAGGTCAACGCCTACTTCTCCGACCACGGCGGGGTGGCCCCGATGGGCACCACCGTGGTGTCCTGGCTGCCCTTCTATCACGACATGGGTCTGCTGCTGGGCGTCGTGGCCCCGATCATGGGCGGCTGGAAAACGGTGTTCACCACCCCGTTGGGCTTCCTGGCGCGGCCGGCCCGCTGGATGCAGCTGCTGGCCACCCACCCCGGCGCGCTGACCGCGGGCCCCAACTTCGCGTTCGAATTGGCCGCCGGGCGCACCTCGGACGCCGACCTCGAGGGCATGGACCTGGGCGCCGTGCTGACCATCATCAGTGGCAGCGAAAGGGTGCACGACGCGACGCTGAAACGTTTCGCGGCCCGCTTCGCCCGGTTCAACCTCAAGCCGGAGACGCTGCGACCGTCCTACGGCCTGGCCGAGGCCGTCCTCTACGTGGCCACCGACGGACCGAACAAGCCGCCCACCGTCGTGTCGTTCGAGCCCGAGTCGCTCTCGGCGGGGCAACCGCGCGTCAGCACCGACGACGGCGGCACCCCGCTGGTCGGGTACGGCAGGCCGACGTCGCCGACCGTGCGCATCGTGGACCCGGACACCGCCACCGAATGCCCGGAGGGAACAGTCGGTGAGATCTGGGTGCGCGGCGACAACGTGTGTGTCGGCTACTGGCACAAGCCCGAGCTGTCGGAGTCCGTCTTCGGCGCCGTCATCAATCAGCCGTCGGAGGGCACCGACGCCGGGCCCTGGCTGCGCACCGGAGACCTCGGCTTCCTGGCCGACGGCGAGCTGTTCATCGTCGGGCGCATCAAGGACCTGCTGATCGTGCGAGGGGTCAACCACTACCCCGACGACATCGAGGCCACCATCACCGAGATCAGCAACGGCCGTTCCGCGGCGATCTCGGTGGACAAGGACCGGGCCGAGCAACTCGTGGTCATCGTCGAGGTGAAGACCAACCAGAACGGTGACGAGAACCTGCGCGAAAAGCTGACGTCCCTCAAAGGCCGGCTCACCGCTGCCATCTCCCAGGCGCATGCCCTCAGCCCGGCGGACATCGTCCTGGTGGGCCGCGGCGCCCTGCCCATCACCACCAGCGGCAAGATCCGCCGCGCCAGCTGCGCGCAGCTCTACGAGGCCGACAAGTTCGAGCGTCTCGACGTGGCCAACGGCGTACCCGCGGGGGCCTGA